The following is a genomic window from Nitrospira sp..
CTGGGCGAGCTCTTCGCCATGCCTCGCCGGCACATGTTCGTGTTTCTCCTGGCAACCATTTTGTTGATTATCGTGCAAGTGGAAGTGATCGAAGGATGGCATCTTATTCACCTCTTCGAGCTGCTCGGCATCATGTTGGTCCTATACATGGGATGGGTAACGTGGCGTGTCGCGCGAGCCCTGAAGCGATGAAACATGAGACGCCATAGGCTGTTGCTCAGGGAAAGGTCGTCTGTCCCTTCATGAGACCAAGAAGGAGGTGAACCCATGACACCGTCGTCAAAATCGAAGGAGTCAGCCACCGCACGAGTGCTCCCAACAACGGCTGGCGCACGAATAGCTGGGAAAGGCGTCTCGTCCCCGACACAAAACGAATCTCCCGAGAAGTTCATCGTGTGGCCTGTAGAACGACGCGAGCGAATCGCAACAAAGGCCTACGAGCTCTGGGAACAACGCGGATGCCGTCACGGCCATCACCTGCAAGACTGGTTCGACGCGGAAGCCTTCGTCATCCAATCACTGCCCGCAGCCTCCAAGTAACCAGTCACCAACGCAAGTCCCCTTTTGACCCGAGAATGCGCACTTGCGGGAGGAGGTAAACGGGCTTGTCGAACTCATCCTGAATACAGCGCGTTAGCGCAACCTTCGCTTGGAAGGTTGCATCTGCGGAATCGACTCATCCGCGTCGGACTGAGGCTCGACGGTGGCCAGGAGTTTGTCGAACGCATTCCTATCCACCTGCAGTTCCTTCTCCAGCAATCGATCCGCGATCTTTTTGAGCGAAACCCCTGTCTGCGCGAACGCGTGCAACACAGCCTTCACGTCGTCGAGGCCGTTGTTCAGCCTGTTGACTCGGCCTCGACAAGCGCGAACAGTCATCGGGGGTACCATGGTGACGGTCTCCGGAGCAATGATCGCTTCCACGTATGGTTCGTCGTGACACCTGAAATCGTTCGTGTCCGTACCGACCCAAAGTACCCGTTGACTCATCGCTCCTAGTCGAGCGAGTGCGTCCCAGCGTGGTCCAGAAAACAGCACCCGATACTGTTGATAGATCAGCGTAGCGATTGCGACGGCGATCTTTCCGCGGAGGCTCCTGTACAGAGACCTTTCCGATTCAGACATGGATGTCGCGAGATAGGCGGATAACTCTCTGTCCGCCGCCGCCTCAAGACGACCGACGAACACGCTCGCCACACTTGCGACGCTCCCGACATCGACCCCCCGCGCCGCCAATCGCTCCAGACCCAAGAGAAAGGCCTCGACGACACGGGCATACGTCTCCTGAGAAAAGATCAGGGTGGCGTTGATATTGATTCCCTCACTGAGCAATTGCTCAATCGCCGAGAGCCCTTCCTGGGTGGCCGGCACCGTCATCATGAGATTGTCTCGTCCGACGACGTCCCAGAGGCGTCGTGCCTCCTCCAGGATGCCGCTGGTATCTTGCGCCAGATAGGGCGATACCTCCCAGCTCACATAGCCGTCACGCCGCTTCGTGCGTGCATAGACCGGCTGCAGGAGATCGGCTGCGGTCTGGATATCCTCAATGGCCAGCCGTTCGTAGCGAGCCTTCGCGTCCAGACTTGGCTCTCGCGTGAATGCATTCAATGCCTCGACATCGTCCGCACCGCCACGGACGGCTTTCGCAAAGGCAGCGGGATTGGCCGTAGCGCCGCTCACGCCTTCTTCGAAAATCGACCGTTTGAATGCACCGCTGTCAAGGGATCTTCGCTCGACGCCGTCCAGCCAGATGGATTGACCGAAGAGGCGAAGCGCCATAATCGGGCGCCTGATTTGAGCTCCCTTCGCTTCATCATACAGTGCTTCCTTCTGCTCCACGCCGACCTCGCGTTGTTTATACGGTCACAGGCTTAGACCCATTCTTGTGCCGTCCACGAACCGTTCCGTCGCCTCATCGAGACGACGCCCTTGCCGCCCGCGGGCAGGATGAATATACAAAAGAGTCGAAGTGGCAGGGTGTGCAGGTCCTCGCGGAGGGGCCATTTCGTAAGTGACCGGTTGCGCATGGTCCGCAAGCTGCAAGGCAGGATTGTAGACACTGTGAAACTTCCAGAGCATCTTGACGAAGTTGGTTTGGCCCCGCAACAGATGCCCGGCTGCGATCGTTGCCGTGGATTTGAGCGCGGCCCATCCCAGATGTTTGGTGTTAAGGATCCGTTGGGTCTTGACCAGTTCGTCGTAGAACTCTGGGAGCGGTAATTTCGTCGGCAACACCGCATGTTGAATGTCATACAACCGGTAATCACGCGTTTGGATCTGTCGTGATTCCGTGACCCAACTTTCGGTGCCGGGATAGGGCGTATTGACGCTGATGTTCACGATTTCCGGGATCTCCAGACACCACTGCCGGATGGTTTCGAACCGCTGTCGATCCCACTCGGGATCGGCGATCAAATTGATCGCGACGGTGATGCCCAACGAACGGGCGAATTCCAAGGCTTCAAAGTTTTTTCCCAATGAAATGCGCTTGCGATGTTGCTTGAGCCCCTCTTCGTCGATCGCTTCGATGCCCAAAAACATATATTTCAATCCGAGCGTCTTCCAGAACCGAAACACATCCTTGTTTCGGAGCAGCACGTCACCGCGTGTCTCCAGGTAATACTGTTTCTGGATGCCATGCTTGGCGATCGCCTCGCCGATGGCCATTCCATGCTCGGCTTGGATGAAGGCCACATCGTCGACGATGAAGACGCCCGGCTCTTTGATCCAGAGCAGATCGTCGATGATCCGTTCCGTACTGACCGCACGATAACTTCGTCCATAAAAGGTCCAGGCGCTGCAGAAGGAGCAATCCCAGGGACAGCCGCGCGTGAATTCGATCGAGGCGCAAGGATCCAATACGCCGATAAAGTACTTGCGTCGATGCCGGAGCAGGTCGCGGGCCGGTCCGAGTTCACTCAACGTCTCCACAAATCGGGGAGGAGGTCCTTCACCGTCCCGTGTCACACAGCCAGGCAGGGTCGCCACCGCGCGGCGATCCTGCTCGAACGCCGCGAGCAGGCTCGGCACCACGCCTTCGCCCTCTCCCTTGACGACGCAATCGATCGCTCCCTGGCTATGTTCGAGTAAGTCGTGTGCTATGAATGAGGCACTGTGGCCTCCTACAAACACGGCACTGTGAGGCAGACGATCCTTCGTGAGTTTGGCCAGGTCGATGACCTCCGGCACGTTCGGTAAGTAATTGCAAGAGAAGCCGATCGCGTCGGGCCTCCACTCCTCGATCAGCCTCACATAATCCTGGTGAGACTCCACCTGCAGATCGATGATCCGCACATCGTGGCCGGCTGTGCGCATGGCCTGTGCGACCAGTTCCAACCCCAATGGCTCCAGCCGCAAATAGATCTTTGTATACATCAGAGGACCTGGATGAACAGCCAGCACCTTCATGTGAACACCGTCCTCCTTTCGACGAAACCTTCCGTCTGATAACCGGGAGAGACCGCTCTGCCCACACAGGGTTCCTCCCTATCTCGGCCAGGCTTTTTTTCGCGTCCAACCGGACGACATATGCCCGGCCGTAACTGAGCAAGCCAGATGCCAGGTGAGACCGCGAGTAGGCTTTGAGGAAAACGCGTGGGAATACCGACAGTTGGAATCAGATGAGCATCCGCTGGGGTCAGCGCAACCTCGCCGTCATACCTCAAATGCCGTGACAGCGTCGCGAGAAATCGCGACCAGTCACGATCTCTCTTCATCGAGACTGAATGGAAGGGAGACGCTGTCGGGCATCGTGCCCTTCATGGCGGCTCCTTCATGGAGAATCTTTTGTCGTCCTTCTCCCTCTCGCGGCGGATTCATCGTTGCCAGAGAATGAGATCGGCTTCGAGGGGCACCGCCACACCGACATGGTACGGGATGACGCGTACCGTATAGTCCGATGCGAAACGGACTGCCGAGACCGATGTGCGATAGACCGCCCCCCGTGATTCACCGGTTAGTTGACGCACGCGGGTCATCTCCTCTCGGATCGCACTGCTGCCGTTGATCCCATCGGCATACAGCTCGACACGGACGGCGTTCGGATTGAGGTCGTTGAAATACACTTCCGCCTCGAAGATATGCTGTGCGACAGTGGTCTGTACCTTTACGTCGCCGAAGCGCAGCCCGACCCATTTTTCGTTCAGCGTCCGTTTCCACTCGGCAATGCGTTTGCCCTCGATGCCCTTCCCGGCCGCGCGCTCACGGTAGGCGGTTGCAGCCGGGAGGTAATGTTGCTCGATATATTCACGCAAGACACGATTCGTCGAAAACCTGGGGGTCAACCGTGCCATGCTCTCCCGTATTCGTTTGACCCAATCGACAGGAACGCCGTGTGCGTCGCGACGATAAAATTCCGGGATCACCTCGCGTTCGAGCAGATCGTACAGGGCATCGGCTTCGGTCGCGTCCCACGCAGGATCGTCCCCATGGTCTCGGCCATCACCCAATGCCCACCCCACATCGGGATGATAGGCTTCCGCCCACCACCCATCCAATTCCGACAGGTTGAGGCCACCATTGACCAACACTTTCATGCCGCTCGTGCCACTGGCCTCCCACGGTCGCCGTGGCGTGTTGATCCAGACATCCACCCCCTGCACCAACTGTTCGGCCAGCAACATGTCATAGTCACTGAGGTAGATCACTTGGGGACGTACCTCGCGCCGCCGGATAAATTGTATCCATTCTTGAATCAAGGCCTGCCCTCCCTGATCTGCAGGGTGGGCCTTACCGGCCAGGATGAGCTGCACCGGGCGCCGGGAATCTGTCAACACACGACGGAGCCGCTCCGGCTGGTGCAGCAACAGATTGGGACGTTTATAGGTGGTGAAGCGACGAGCAAAACCCAGCGTCAACGCATTGGGATCGAACATCTGCTTGACCCTCTCCACGTCTTCAGACGACGCCCCGGAGGCCGCCAATTGGCGAGACAATCGTTCGCGGGCATAGCCGATGAGGGCATTGCGGGCGGCATTGCGTAATTGCCACAGCCGAGCGTCCGGGATCCCGCGAATCGTCGCCTCCAGACATTCCATCGTGCCCAGCCAGCGATTCTTGCCGCAGGACTCCGTCCACAGTGCATCGGCTTCCGCAGAGTCCCAACTCGGCATATGGACTCCGTTGGTCACATGCCGGACAGGCAGGTCGTCTTCCGGCCAGCGTCGAAACAGAGTACGAAAGAGATGGCGGCTCACCTGTCCGTGCACACGACTCACGCCATTGACCGCCCCGCTTCCTCGGATCGCCAAATAAGCCATGTTGAACGGTTCCGACGAATCGTTCGGATTCTGGCGGCCCAATGCCAGCAAGTCGCGTAGGGGAATGACGAGGTGGTTCTTGGCATACCGACCGAGGTATTGCTCGATGAGCGCCGGAGCGAACCGATCAAAACCGGCGGCCACCGCCGTATGCGTCGTAAAAAGGTTCCCTGCGCGTGTGACGGCCAATGAGACGTCGAAGGAATGCCCGGAAGTCTCCATAAAACTGCGGGCACGTTCCAATATGGCAAAGGCGGCATGCCCCTCATTCAGATGGCAGACTTCCGGTCGGATATTCAGCGCCTCCAACAGCCGCCAGCCCCCGATGCCGAGCAGCAATTCTTGTTTCAGCCGCAACTCCGGCCCGCCTCCGTACAGCTCGCTGGTTATGCCTCGGTGAGCCGGGAAGTTCGCCGCATCATTGCTGTCCAGCAGATACAGCCGCACTCGACCGACCTGAACCTGCCAGGCACGCAGCCAAATCGAGTAACCGGGTAACGCGATCTCCAATCGCAACCACTCGCCGTTCGCCTGACGCAACGGGGAGATCGGCAATTGTCCGGGGTCGTTATAAGGGAACATCGCCTGTTGCGCACCGTCCTTATCGATCATCTGCCGAAAATAGCCTTGCTGGTAGAGCAGCCCCACGCCGACCACAGGGATGCCTAAATCGTTCGCCGCTTTGAGCTGATCACCGGCCACATTGCCCAACCCCCCCGAGTAGATGGGCAGTGCTTCACTCAACATGAATTCCATGCTGAAATAGGCGACACAGGTCAGAGGCGATTGTGGATGGGCGGCCTGATACCACGCAGAAGCGTTCGCCGCGTGACGCCTCGCCTGCACGAGCGTCTCGACCTGCGAGCGGAAGCCGGGATCGGCCGACATCCGTTGCAACCGGTCTCGAGACACCGCTTGCAGGACGACCCATGGATTGTGCGTACATTCCCACAACACGGGATCCAGCTGCCGCCACACGTCATCGGCGCCATGATTCCAAGACGAACGCAGATCCAACGCCAACTCAGCCAGGTACTCGTATCCGTCGACGTCCCTGTGTGCAAACCTGGCGAGGGGATTGTCGTCAGCCCTGTCTCTACTCACGATTTTTGCTTCCGTTGTGCGCTGGATCCTTCCATCGTCGCGTTGACGATCGCTTCGGCTTCTTTCAGCAGGAAGCTCAGATGGTCTGTACCGCAACCCTTCCATGGACCGCTTGAAGCCGACCGGCACCCCGTAGAGTGCCCGAGCCAACTTCGCGGTGACGTATGGTCACAGTTCCTCATGGGCGAGATGACGTCCTTGCCAAGGCTTCAAACAGCGTATCGAATGACTGCTTGAACTTCACGACGCCTTCATCCTC
Proteins encoded in this region:
- a CDS encoding Radical SAM domain protein, with the protein product MKVLAVHPGPLMYTKIYLRLEPLGLELVAQAMRTAGHDVRIIDLQVESHQDYVRLIEEWRPDAIGFSCNYLPNVPEVIDLAKLTKDRLPHSAVFVGGHSASFIAHDLLEHSQGAIDCVVKGEGEGVVPSLLAAFEQDRRAVATLPGCVTRDGEGPPPRFVETLSELGPARDLLRHRRKYFIGVLDPCASIEFTRGCPWDCSFCSAWTFYGRSYRAVSTERIIDDLLWIKEPGVFIVDDVAFIQAEHGMAIGEAIAKHGIQKQYYLETRGDVLLRNKDVFRFWKTLGLKYMFLGIEAIDEEGLKQHRKRISLGKNFEALEFARSLGITVAINLIADPEWDRQRFETIRQWCLEIPEIVNISVNTPYPGTESWVTESRQIQTRDYRLYDIQHAVLPTKLPLPEFYDELVKTQRILNTKHLGWAALKSTATIAAGHLLRGQTNFVKMLWKFHSVYNPALQLADHAQPVTYEMAPPRGPAHPATSTLLYIHPARGRQGRRLDEATERFVDGTRMGLSL
- a CDS encoding Glycogen phosphorylase, which codes for MSRDRADDNPLARFAHRDVDGYEYLAELALDLRSSWNHGADDVWRQLDPVLWECTHNPWVVLQAVSRDRLQRMSADPGFRSQVETLVQARRHAANASAWYQAAHPQSPLTCVAYFSMEFMLSEALPIYSGGLGNVAGDQLKAANDLGIPVVGVGLLYQQGYFRQMIDKDGAQQAMFPYNDPGQLPISPLRQANGEWLRLEIALPGYSIWLRAWQVQVGRVRLYLLDSNDAANFPAHRGITSELYGGGPELRLKQELLLGIGGWRLLEALNIRPEVCHLNEGHAAFAILERARSFMETSGHSFDVSLAVTRAGNLFTTHTAVAAGFDRFAPALIEQYLGRYAKNHLVIPLRDLLALGRQNPNDSSEPFNMAYLAIRGSGAVNGVSRVHGQVSRHLFRTLFRRWPEDDLPVRHVTNGVHMPSWDSAEADALWTESCGKNRWLGTMECLEATIRGIPDARLWQLRNAARNALIGYARERLSRQLAASGASSEDVERVKQMFDPNALTLGFARRFTTYKRPNLLLHQPERLRRVLTDSRRPVQLILAGKAHPADQGGQALIQEWIQFIRRREVRPQVIYLSDYDMLLAEQLVQGVDVWINTPRRPWEASGTSGMKVLVNGGLNLSELDGWWAEAYHPDVGWALGDGRDHGDDPAWDATEADALYDLLEREVIPEFYRRDAHGVPVDWVKRIRESMARLTPRFSTNRVLREYIEQHYLPAATAYRERAAGKGIEGKRIAEWKRTLNEKWVGLRFGDVKVQTTVAQHIFEAEVYFNDLNPNAVRVELYADGINGSSAIREEMTRVRQLTGESRGAVYRTSVSAVRFASDYTVRVIPYHVGVAVPLEADLILWQR